The proteins below are encoded in one region of Cherax quadricarinatus isolate ZL_2023a chromosome 29, ASM3850222v1, whole genome shotgun sequence:
- the LOC128690624 gene encoding carbohydrate sulfotransferase 11, with the protein MFPRVPRFPRRVVFTCVYVYCLLMIHRLTDTNQATQQQKAALREDILGRAGVVRAGCSSSPPTLTKLQQHARDATHVSTNLAAYYHNLHLKAALKNIIYLPKYNLSWCLVAKVASTSWTKALLDLRGIIGDAYSDPPLQVVLRQAFRPVDPSRVNHTINTSLKFLFVRHPFQRLVSAYRNKLEDSSLQEDGAYFYKNYGSSIVQRFRKSRESVKAEKTAEVRRNNTDEKNSLRDVHENNEIKTRHRVTSDGRKQENDGEGRKMNDNFSEREREKEEDEYTEFRKEPTFEEYVDYLLNTDVDSYDEHWKPISRLCHVCEFNFDYIIKYENFKEEINYFVEMLKESGRLPTKFHLQWKNRGGTDRETTTKYLSQVSQHKRWLLYEKYYEDFLYFGYTLEDHVRL; encoded by the exons ATGTTCCCCCGGGTGCCCAGGTTCCCCAGGAGGGTCGTCTTCACCTGTGTGTACGTCTACTGCCTCTTGATGATCCACCGCCTCACTGACACCAACCAG GCTACACAGCAGCAGAAGGCCGCCCTCAGGGAAGACATCCTCGGTCGAGCGGGCGTGGTGCGGGCGGGgtgctcctcctccccacccacccTGACGAAGCTACAACAGCACGCCCGCGACGCCACCCACGTCAGCACCAACCTTgcagcctactaccacaacctGCACCTCAAAGCAGCCCTCAAGAATATTATTTACCTGCCAAAGTACAACCTCTCATGGTGCCTTGTTGCCAAG GTGGCCTCCACCTCCTGGACCAAGGCACTGCTTGACCTCCGAGGCATCATAGGTGACGCGTACAGTGACCCGCCGCTGCAGGTGGTCCTCAGACAAGCTTTCAG GCCTGTGGATCCCTCGCGAGTTAATCACACCATTAACACCTCCCTTAAGTTTCTCTTCGTGAGGCACCCGTTCCAGCGCCTTGTCTCCGCCTACAGGAATAAGCTAGAGGACTCCAGCCTTCAGGAGGATGGTGCTTACTTCTATAAGAACTATGGAAGTAGCATCGTGCAGAGGTTTAGGAAGAGCAGAGAATCCGTGAAGGCGGAAAAAACTGCAGAAGTTAGAAGGAACAACACAGATGAGAAAAATAGTCTTCGGGATGTACACGAGAATAATGAGATAAAAACTAGACACAGAGTTACAAGTGATGGGAGGAAACAGGAGAATGACGGCGAAGGACGAAAGATGAATGATAATTTCTccgaaagagagagggaaaaggaggAGGATGAATATACTGAGTTCAGAAAGGAACCCACCTTCGAGGAGTACGTAGACTACCTCCTCAACACGGACGTCGACAGCTACGACGAACACTGGAAACCCATCTCGCGTCTGTGCCACGTTTGCGAGTTCAACTTCGACTACATCATCAAGTACGAGAACTTCAAGGAGGAGATCAACTACTTCGTGGAGatgttgaaggagagtgggaggCTGCCCACCAAGTTCCACCTTCAGTGGAAGAACCGAGGTGGGACGGACAGGGAGACAACGACCAAATACTTGAGCCAGGTGAGCCAACACAAGCGGTGGCTACTGTATGAGAAGTATTACGAAGACTTCTTGTATTTTGGCTACACGTTAGAAGATCATGTGCGACTATGA